The following proteins come from a genomic window of Nitrospira sp.:
- a CDS encoding LSU ribosomal protein L30p (L7e) → MGSTKTSRTPEGVQSVRVTLRRSPIGTPERHRLVLRGLGLRHIRQTVIHPDTPQVRGMIHKVGYLLEVGQP, encoded by the coding sequence ATGGGTTCAACAAAGACATCAAGGACTCCCGAGGGTGTTCAAAGTGTGCGCGTGACATTGCGACGTAGCCCCATCGGAACACCGGAACGACATCGCCTTGTATTGCGTGGTCTGGGCCTTCGGCATATTCGGCAGACGGTTATCCACCCCGATACGCCTCAGGTGCGCGGGATGATCCATAAGGTGGGCTACCTGCTAGAGGTTGGACAGCCATGA
- a CDS encoding LSU ribosomal protein L15p (L27Ae): MNLHDLAPAQGAKKRRKRIGRGPGSGHGKTSTKGHKGLLARSGGGKRPGFEGGQMPLVRRLPKFGFTNPSRTEYAIVNIKSFEQWAGNETVTPQAMVDAGLVKRKKLPIKILGNGELRKSLVVQAHKFSKSAEAKIQAAGGRVEVIGGA, from the coding sequence ATGAACCTCCATGATTTAGCTCCCGCGCAAGGAGCAAAGAAGAGACGGAAACGTATCGGACGGGGACCGGGGTCCGGTCACGGGAAAACTTCCACCAAAGGTCATAAAGGCCTGTTGGCTCGATCTGGAGGCGGTAAGCGTCCTGGATTTGAGGGCGGGCAAATGCCATTGGTGCGCCGACTGCCTAAGTTCGGGTTTACCAACCCATCCCGAACTGAATATGCCATCGTCAACATTAAGAGTTTTGAGCAATGGGCCGGCAACGAGACGGTCACTCCGCAAGCGATGGTTGATGCTGGATTAGTGAAGCGAAAAAAACTGCCGATTAAAATTCTCGGCAATGGTGAGTTGAGGAAATCGCTCGTGGTTCAGGCACATAAATTCAGTAAATCGGCTGAAGCAAAGATCCAAGCGGCCGGAGGGCGAGTCGAGGTCATCGGCGGTGCTTGA